The genomic interval taatgtattaataataattttttttgagtattttaagaaataatctcttttatatatcaatttataatttattgagTTATCTATACATGATTCATTTAAATTCGTTCTTCTTGTGGAAGATTTGCAGCAATAGTAGATTATTTGAAAGTTTTGAGCACTCATTGATAAGGCGATGGAACGATGGCTGCTAGTTGAAAATAAGATGCTAGATGGTCGATAACCATACCCCACAGCAACTACCATCGTCACATTTTTGGATATACAACAATATcttaaatatcataaaatataacaaaacaaaaatttctTTAACTAAAATCATGTGACAAAATTTGTTATTTGGATAAGATGCAAATATCTCGTGACAACTGTACCggatatttgttttaaaaattaaataaataaagaacataattttgttttgttacaaataaattataaaaaggaATTAacttatcaaaataattttttttattttcaatttaaatttaaaatttcccTAATTCCTCTACACTGAACCAAAACTTCCAGATGATGTCACACCACTGGTATATTAAGTTTGTTTTTTGGGTGAAGTATGTTggtatttttattttgtcttaATTGTTTTTGTCTAATATGTCAACCTAGTGGGTTAAATGTGAGATCCTGTTCTCtagtaattttttttggattaaaatttaaaataaaaatattgtttttattttaatcatatcatttaaataatataaatatgtaataGTATTGCAACaaatgattaaaaattaaaaattaagttttaattattaattaggataaaataatttaaaatatataaaataataatttttttaatttatcttattaagatataaattaattaaaaaaattatatgattaaatatgatttatatatatatatatatatataattttaaaaataaaatatttgaaaaaaatgttgTGGGTCGACCTATTCTTTAATCTGAGTCAAATTTTTAATCCACTTTACTATAACAGATTAGTTCATCATGTAATGATGTTCTTGACGTATTAGACCGgattattatctctatttatttATACACAAAACTCAAAtgacaaaaagaaaaactttgttgacacagtaaaaaaaatatacttgatactgtttataataatataataaatttttaaataaaaaataaaaaaatattaatttattaaaatgtgtaaaatattaatttattaaaatgtgaaATCTATGTTTTTACATATCAGTATCCAATTACAAAAATTTGATGAGAATGTTATCAGTATCCAATTACAAAGTTTGTCCTTCAACCTGGCCTTCAAGGAGTTGCATTACTTTGTTTCAcccaaaaaatatcatttttttatttaaaaactgtGCTTCAAGTATTATCCACTACAGAAATGACTTAAATAGCTactgtgatttttttttataaatattcttACATACTTTGAACCATGAATAAAGCGAAGGTTTTGTCATACTCATGAGCCTCATCATATTTGGGTGTTTCTCCCTTCTCTCCCTTCCTACACCCCATCATTctcgaaaaaaaaaactattttactctttttaaaaattactttcaaattacttttttcagaatattttCGAAACATACATTTCATAACATATTTTATGaattctaaatttattattttagaaattaaaaaaatatgttccagaaaaaatattctgaaatgttttttttttccctaTTATGGTAATACCTTTTCTTACATAACCCTTATTCCGAAATCAcctaaaattatcaaaatataattattgtatttCAAATAATGCAGagtgtaggaagaaaaatgtaaggaTGAAGGAAGAAATACTAATCATATTTTCGTACTTCTATATTCGGGTCCAAATGAAGAGGCCCAAACTCAATCTCAACTCAGTTGTTTCATGGACAAGATTCCATCTTTCTGCACCCCACAATTTTCTTGAACACCTCCAACACACtccaaattaaaattttaaattccaaaaagtattccaaattaaaattttaaattccaaaaagtattccaaattaaaattttaaattccaaaaagtattccaaattaaaattttcagaatACATTCCGAAATCAAATGAAGGGTGTAGATAAAAACACACAAATCAAATGacataaatacaataatttgatcatccaatttttttaaagggGCTATATACTCGggaactattttaaaaaaaatatcacatatTCTTTAAACTTTTTTCTCACTTACATAAGCTAACAAAAAATCGAAAACAGGAAGAGTAAAAAAACCTATAAACAATTAAACATAGGATAACTTTCCacgagagagaaaaaaaaatgaataaattctaTATAGTAGTGGGAAAGTAATTGATGTGTAGCCAATTTCTATATTGCTCCAACACTCGTTATTTTATGTGTGTTCTTCTCCTTAGGCTTGGACTAAACTCTAGAAATTAGTGATTTGAGGTGGTTTGGGCACGAAAATTGAAACGCCAGAGCAAGATTTTGGAGCAGTCCTCTGGTGGAATTCCCTTTAACTTAGCCTCATCTTCTAGAACTACTTGCTTCACGAACTTGATTGAATTCTAGTAGAAACACAGAAAAAGTGATGATAATAATAAGGACAAGAATAAAAAGCAAGAAAAGTCTTGGTAGAGATTATTTGTAGGTGATGATAATGATGCATAATCGTGTACTTCGTTTTCTCATTGAGATAATATTGAAACTTTAAGTGGAATCTATCTTGGAGGATAAGGAAGCATCATGCATTATCTTGTGCCAGAGTAGAAAACACTTCATACATAGTACTCTGATTAGTTCAACTAATCAATCATGCTGTCATTATATTACCTAATATCTTACTCTTTTTTTCTCAAAGCTTTTTTCTTTGAGTAGTTGGAGGTTGGCAAAACGTTAAGTAAAACAAACTAAGTTTGTATATCAAGTCATCCAATCTAATTTATGAAGACAAACATTAGGAGATTTTTAACATTTAAGTGCATTTTCACAATATAattatcaaaacaaataaaattttaaaaaatctaattaaagTTGTACGTTAAAATCTTATTATACTAAAATCgtataaatacattaaaatcgtgttagttaattttatttattttaataactaataagTGAAATTGTAGCTTTTTAGTAAAAGAAGAGAATCTTAACCCATTATTaatatactaaataaatatttttttatgttaataatataaaatctattaaaatcaaaatcttaatgtgctttaaagaaaataataaacattGTTTTGTTAAACTATCAACTTAATTTCTATAATTCTCCTTAGTTTAAATTTGGGTGGTTAAGCTTAGGTTCCAAGTGTGTAGCACAATGGTAATAACTGGCTAAAGAAAAAGTTGTGtaaaagtaaaattgaaaatttagagTATTGGACAGTGGTGATGATAAGGTATAAATTAGAAAGTTGACCTGAGAAGTGTCTTGAACAGAGGAAGTGCGACCCCATCTCTCAGGGTCCCAAAGGATGGAACTATTAAATGCAAAACTTGAAATATGAATTGGGGGAGTGATTGTATCAGTTTCATTATTCATATTCCTTAGATGCCAACCAATCACTTGTGATGAATCGCAAACAGGTCCTTCGATTTTCACTTTCTTCCTATGTGCAGCTAACAATGCAGTTGGCCATGTTCCAAACACCCTGTGTACCAAATCAAATGAATGCTTGTTAGAAAAACCAGCATGGAGGAGTGACATATAATGCATTGTTGTTAATTTGTTATTACCACCCTTGTTTGTGTGGTATACCAAAACAATTTTCACTTGCCTTCAACATAAAAATTGGTCcaaatatataatgtaaataattatttactaaaCTTAGTATAGCAAACAAAGGGAAGACATCATACTCAATATCCCTAAGCTGATGGAAGAATTGGAGATCATAGACATTAGAAAGGCCAGCAAAGTGTACAATGCCGTTGAGTCTGTGGTGCTCAATGTGCTTGAGTGCGAGATTTCTCTGGTGATTCAGTTCAGCTTCTAATTCAGTGAAGTTTTCCTTGAAAACAACATGCCTATACATGATGCCAGTTT from Phaseolus vulgaris cultivar G19833 chromosome 1, P. vulgaris v2.0, whole genome shotgun sequence carries:
- the LOC137814432 gene encoding beta-1,4-xylosyltransferase IRX9 — protein: MGSLERSKKKVLLWKKAMLHFSLCFVMGFFTGLAPTGKSSLFSTKVAVSNRTQFAPQPVEMSHLTTNVNRSWIAPPPVTMPMKPTILETEKKKATPKLKEQPQLKPRRLIIIVTPTSTKLPHQAVFLRRLATTIKLVPQPLLWIVVEAKTNSTELPEILRKTGIMYRHVVFKENFTELEAELNHQRNLALKHIEHHRLNGIVHFAGLSNVYDLQFFHQLRDIEVFGTWPTALLAAHRKKVKIEGPVCDSSQVIGWHLRNMNNETDTITPPIHISSFAFNSSILWDPERWGRTSSVQDTSQNSIKFVKQVVLEDEAKLKGIPPEDCSKILLWRFNFRAQTTSNH